A section of the Teredinibacter franksiae genome encodes:
- a CDS encoding NINE protein, translated as MQRNNSHSVIVGYLAWIFGFIGAHRFYYGKPITGTIWFFTLGLFFIGWIIDFFLIPSMDREADRSYIQGEVNYSASWLLLFFFGVFGVHRMYMGKWISGIIYLFTFGLCGLGILFDLWTLNDQIDELNTDCRQAFARYS; from the coding sequence ATGCAACGCAATAACTCCCACTCGGTTATCGTCGGCTACCTCGCTTGGATATTCGGTTTTATCGGCGCTCACCGTTTTTACTATGGCAAACCGATCACCGGCACTATTTGGTTTTTTACTTTAGGGCTGTTTTTTATTGGATGGATAATCGATTTTTTTCTGATTCCGTCTATGGACCGAGAGGCCGATCGAAGCTACATCCAGGGAGAGGTTAATTACTCGGCGAGCTGGCTGCTGCTCTTTTTCTTCGGCGTGTTTGGCGTGCACCGTATGTACATGGGGAAATGGATTTCAGGCATTATTTACCTGTTCACTTTTGGCCTATGTGGTTTGGGTATTCTGTTCGATTTGTGGACGTTGAATGATCAAATAGATGAGCTTAATACCGATTGTCGACAAGCTTTTGCGCGCTATTCATAG